Proteins from a genomic interval of Undibacterium parvum:
- a CDS encoding helix-turn-helix domain-containing protein, producing MSQTHQLISTLKQLLKARGLTYAQVAAHLKLSEASVKRQFSQQSFSLQTLEAICDLLQLELAELVVQAQQAQPRLSQLSAAQEAELVSDPRRVLMAICVLNHWTLEQIVATYQISKEQGIAHLLRLDHLGMIRLMPENRVSLRIARDFAWLAGGPIHQFFRERAQSDFLDSDFRHPGELLRFQHAMLSPAANLRFQQRLQRLLQEFTDLHEDGITTPANTRHGTSLLLALRPWEPEVFSALRRTPDSRGFSLAGC from the coding sequence ATGTCGCAAACCCATCAATTAATTAGCACGCTGAAGCAATTGCTCAAGGCGCGTGGCCTCACTTATGCGCAGGTGGCGGCGCATTTGAAACTGAGCGAGGCCAGCGTTAAACGGCAGTTCTCGCAACAGAGTTTTAGCCTGCAGACACTAGAGGCGATCTGCGACTTATTGCAGCTGGAGTTGGCCGAGTTGGTGGTGCAAGCCCAGCAAGCTCAGCCGCGCTTAAGTCAGCTCAGTGCCGCGCAAGAGGCGGAACTGGTGAGTGATCCGCGTCGGGTATTGATGGCGATCTGCGTGCTCAATCACTGGACACTGGAGCAGATTGTGGCGACCTATCAAATCAGTAAAGAGCAAGGCATTGCCCATCTGCTGCGCCTCGATCATCTGGGCATGATCAGGCTGATGCCCGAAAATCGCGTCAGTCTGCGCATCGCGCGCGATTTCGCGTGGTTAGCGGGAGGGCCTATCCATCAGTTTTTCCGTGAGCGCGCGCAAAGCGATTTCCTCGATAGTGATTTTCGACATCCGGGCGAATTGCTGCGCTTTCAGCACGCCATGCTGAGCCCGGCTGCCAATCTGCGTTTTCAGCAGCGGCTGCAGCGTTTGCTGCAAGAGTTTACCGACTTGCATGAAGATGGCATCACGACACCGGCCAATACGCGTCATGGCACTAGCTTGTTGCTAGCGCTGCGGCCGTGGGAGCCGGAAGTGTTTTCTGCATTGCGTAGAACGCCAGACAGTCGCGGGTTTTCTCTGGCGGGCTGTTAA